The following coding sequences are from one Mytilus trossulus isolate FHL-02 chromosome 8, PNRI_Mtr1.1.1.hap1, whole genome shotgun sequence window:
- the LOC134727391 gene encoding acetylcholine receptor subunit alpha-type unc-38-like has protein sequence MNYQFARRLYDTALSNYTRHVKPRQLSADVVDVNVEFNIHAVIDYDEKSGVFVFQGKFKLTWWDEMIMWNKSDHGNIDMVQLSIHDVWVPKIVIGNSISYHSLYKFDNYFDSKMIYVTYMENGAASISSSGVWETSCNSDVSKFPFDVHDCVVQLDALEPMRDIQLMSKSKGVYINATSMHSEFKIQETSLSSEPLHADITWSQLTYTIKLERKPLFMMMNLVVPVYIISLANLLVFLLPLDSSDRVAFSVTMLLTFTVFMTMVTDELPATDKLSHFNTFLLLQLVFSTVITVCVLFIHYIYRKEDETHATPKWVDWITNRKSKENMVEPLEKHFEIEKKSTWKKIARMVNKVLLIIFSIVILAEFAFFYCVISV, from the coding sequence ATGAACTATCAGTTTGCAAGACGACTCTACGATACTGCTCTTTCAAATTATACTAGGCATGTTAAACCAAGACAGTTAAGTGCTGATGTCGTAGATGTCAACGTCGAGTTCAATATACATGCAGTCATAGACTATGATGAAAAATCTGGTGTTTTCGTcttccaaggaaaattcaaactaACATGGTGGGATGAAATGATTATGTGGAATAAAAGTGACCATGGTAATATTGATATGGTACAACTTTCAATACACGATGTGTGGGTCCCAAAGATTGTTATTGGAAACAGTATATCTTATCATTCTTTATACaaatttgacaattattttGACAGCAAAATGATTTATGTTACATATATGGAAAACGGAGCTGCCAGTATTTCTAGTTCTGGTGTTTGGGAGACAAGTTGTAATAGTGATGTAAGCAAATTTCCTTTTGACGTTCATGACTGTGTTGTTCAACTAGATGCCCTTGAACCGATGAGAGATATACAATTAATGTCTAAAAGTAAGGGCGTATACATAAACGCTACAAGTATGCATTCTGAATTCAAGATTCAAGAGACTTCCTTATCTTCAGAACCACTGCATGCTGATATCACGTGGTCACAGCTGACATATACAATCAAGCTCGAGCGAAAGCCTCTATTTATGATGATGAACCTGGTAGTTCCAGTATACATTATAAGTCTAGCCAACCTGCTGGTGTTTCTACTGCCGCTTGACTCTTCTGACAGAGTCGCATTTTCTGTGACAATGCTGCTGACATTTACCGTTTTTATGACAATGGTTACAGATGAACTTCCAGCCACGGACAAGTTATCTCATTTCAACACGTTTTTGCTCCTGCAGTTGGTTTTTAGTACAGTTATAACAGtatgtgttttatttattcattacatTTACAGAAAAGAGGATGAAACACACGCAACTCCAAAGTGGGTTGACTGGATTACAAATCGGAAGTCTAAGGAAAACATGGTCGAACCGCTCgagaaacattttgaaatcgAAAAGAAATCGACATGGAAGAAGATTGCGAGAATGGTAAATAAAGTTCTCCTGATTATATTCTCAATAGTTATTCTCGCAGAATTCGCATTCTTTTATTGTGTAATTTCAGTTTAG